A genomic stretch from Desulfotignum balticum DSM 7044 includes:
- a CDS encoding glycyl-radical enzyme activating protein has protein sequence MTISDSDIKHLVTHIQHFSVNDGPGIRTTVFLKGCPLNCAWCHNPENIHTFQEFFYHEDKCVKCGDCAEHCPENVIIPPRIQYVENPVQSVRFGDGDGSIPTSLRGHHPPPAFSVEKEIEAIDPPRIDREKCTRCMVCVDVCTHDALTFVSTLKSVEDIFDDVLKDDIFYKSSGGGFTVSGGEPLMHPDMTLALLKRAKKEGLNTVLDTCGFANWNSSQPILEYVDLIMLDIKSLDDQKHKKWTGVSNQLILENAKKMSQTGIPMRLRLPIIHSVNFWDIQYPKDIVTFARTLGKNICGIDLLPFHNFAAKKFGNIGRKGYFDTFPNIFRKEIEDYKDIIRKGGPWQTTIGGLIGVQ, from the coding sequence ATGACAATTAGTGACTCCGATATAAAACATCTGGTTACACATATACAACATTTTTCTGTCAATGATGGCCCCGGCATCCGGACTACTGTTTTTTTAAAAGGCTGTCCATTGAATTGCGCATGGTGCCACAATCCGGAAAACATCCATACCTTTCAGGAATTTTTCTATCACGAGGACAAATGCGTAAAATGTGGTGACTGTGCTGAGCATTGCCCGGAAAATGTCATTATTCCACCCCGGATTCAATATGTGGAAAATCCTGTCCAGAGTGTCCGATTCGGGGATGGGGATGGGTCCATTCCCACAAGCCTTCGGGGACATCATCCTCCCCCCGCTTTTTCCGTTGAAAAGGAAATCGAAGCAATTGATCCCCCTCGTATCGACCGCGAAAAATGCACACGATGCATGGTCTGTGTGGATGTTTGCACCCATGATGCCTTGACTTTCGTCAGCACCTTGAAAAGCGTAGAAGACATCTTCGACGACGTTTTGAAAGACGACATCTTTTATAAGTCTTCCGGAGGCGGGTTCACGGTTTCGGGCGGAGAACCCCTCATGCATCCGGATATGACCTTGGCGTTGCTAAAGCGAGCCAAAAAAGAAGGATTAAACACCGTCCTGGATACCTGTGGATTTGCCAACTGGAATTCCAGTCAACCCATTCTTGAATATGTAGACCTGATAATGCTGGATATCAAATCCCTGGACGATCAGAAACACAAAAAATGGACCGGCGTATCCAACCAGCTGATTCTGGAAAATGCCAAAAAAATGTCCCAGACTGGTATCCCGATGCGCCTCAGACTACCCATTATCCATTCGGTGAATTTCTGGGATATTCAATATCCCAAAGACATTGTCACATTTGCCAGAACCTTGGGTAAAAACATCTGCGGCATAGATCTTCTCCCGTTTCACAATTTTGCGGCTAAAAAATTCGGAAATATCGGCAGAAAAGGTTATTTTGATACTTTTCCCAATATTTTTAGAAAAGAGATAGAAGATTATAAAGACATCATAAGGAAGGGCGGGCCCTGGCAGACAACCATCGGCGGGTTGATCGGAGTACAATGA
- a CDS encoding benzylsuccinate synthase subunit alpha: MPTTERTARLKNRCRFKHVAGGEYVDPSVKAGVERARLITQAHKENIGEPNCILRARGLENILKNITIHIQDEELIVGGNTEHPDYFPIYPELSYFSTVDMVESHYCEHKEEMREIAEYWRPYTIQRKAEKYFTPEEIGVLYSATIVQPPMFVTAFSSIVPNYESVIEDGLLKRIEVVEQKIADAETEIRESPWNAPKKLHYLDKIDQWQAMLIAMKAVVGWAQRHARLAKIIAENFLTDPKRKEELLEISEICRHVPAYPARGLKDAMQSKWFTFLLCHSIERYSSGYGHKEDKLLWPYFQKSVIDKTEQPMTREEAVELFECERLKVSEHGSTRGRQLREFFAGSNDLFILTLGGINPDGSDASNDCTNAILEAAESIITTEPSIGFRWNEKGNVETKKKVFNCIKKGFGFPSIKNDEMNTQQLIKYFNVPEEVARDWALVLCMSPGITGRRGTQKTRSEGGSDVYPAKAMEIALTNGFDEFFTNMQLGPETGNAEDFASFGQVWEAVKLQLRYAIELSLRSKDVGRIMESKYLCCPFISSIDDGCVEKGMDGNELAEVANPWHNLIGGSVVVVDSMAAIKKLVFDEKKYTMTELMDALRNNWEDKEEMRLDFWNAPKFGNDNPYVDEIATKYYDLVADEWKRNTTYSGTFPLPLAQSVAGYIVNGPKTAATANGRYAGEALDDGGISPYMGCDKNGPTSVLKSVSKINASKHKGILLNQRLSTVLMNSDAGFDIWHAYMKTWHELDIDHVQFNVISTEDMKAAQIEPEKHTDMLVRIAGYSAKFIDLARYSQDTIMARTEQDIAAG; this comes from the coding sequence ATGCCGACAACAGAAAGAACCGCAAGACTTAAAAACCGATGCCGCTTCAAACATGTCGCAGGAGGAGAATATGTAGACCCTAGTGTAAAGGCCGGAGTGGAACGCGCCAGACTTATCACCCAGGCTCACAAAGAAAATATCGGAGAGCCCAACTGCATCCTCCGGGCCAGAGGACTTGAGAACATCCTTAAAAACATTACCATCCACATCCAGGACGAAGAGCTGATCGTAGGGGGCAATACGGAACATCCTGATTACTTTCCAATATATCCGGAACTTTCCTATTTTTCAACAGTGGATATGGTTGAAAGCCATTACTGCGAGCATAAGGAAGAAATGCGGGAAATCGCAGAATACTGGAGACCTTATACCATTCAGAGAAAAGCGGAAAAATATTTCACCCCTGAAGAAATTGGGGTCCTGTATTCCGCAACTATAGTCCAACCACCCATGTTTGTCACAGCCTTTTCCAGCATTGTGCCCAATTATGAATCCGTTATTGAAGATGGGCTGCTGAAAAGAATCGAAGTCGTTGAACAGAAAATTGCTGATGCTGAAACGGAAATACGCGAATCTCCCTGGAATGCGCCGAAGAAACTGCATTATCTGGACAAGATAGACCAGTGGCAGGCCATGCTCATTGCCATGAAAGCAGTGGTAGGATGGGCCCAAAGGCACGCCAGGCTGGCTAAAATTATCGCTGAAAATTTTTTGACCGATCCAAAACGAAAAGAAGAGCTGCTCGAAATTTCAGAGATCTGCCGACACGTCCCCGCCTATCCCGCCAGAGGCTTGAAAGATGCCATGCAATCCAAATGGTTCACTTTCCTTCTTTGTCACAGTATCGAACGTTACAGCAGCGGTTATGGGCACAAAGAAGACAAGCTTCTCTGGCCCTATTTTCAAAAGAGTGTGATTGACAAAACCGAGCAACCCATGACCCGAGAAGAGGCTGTTGAACTTTTCGAATGCGAAAGGCTCAAAGTTTCCGAACACGGCAGCACCAGGGGTAGACAACTCAGGGAGTTTTTCGCAGGTTCCAACGACCTGTTCATCCTCACCCTTGGCGGGATCAATCCGGATGGGTCAGATGCCAGCAATGACTGCACCAATGCCATTCTGGAGGCTGCAGAAAGTATCATCACCACAGAACCGTCCATTGGCTTCCGCTGGAATGAAAAAGGTAATGTGGAAACCAAAAAAAAGGTTTTTAACTGCATCAAAAAAGGATTTGGATTCCCCTCCATTAAAAATGATGAGATGAACACCCAGCAATTGATCAAATATTTCAATGTTCCTGAAGAGGTTGCCAGAGACTGGGCACTTGTGCTGTGCATGTCCCCTGGCATCACGGGACGGAGAGGCACACAGAAAACTCGCAGTGAAGGCGGATCAGACGTATATCCGGCAAAAGCTATGGAAATTGCCTTGACCAATGGGTTCGACGAATTTTTCACTAATATGCAATTGGGTCCCGAAACCGGAAATGCCGAAGATTTTGCCAGCTTTGGACAGGTCTGGGAGGCAGTGAAGTTACAGCTCAGGTATGCCATTGAACTCAGCCTGAGGTCCAAAGACGTAGGTCGTATCATGGAATCCAAATATCTTTGCTGTCCATTCATTTCAAGTATTGATGATGGATGCGTTGAAAAAGGAATGGATGGCAATGAACTGGCTGAAGTGGCCAACCCCTGGCACAACCTCATCGGCGGCAGTGTTGTCGTCGTTGACTCCATGGCAGCCATCAAAAAGCTGGTCTTTGACGAAAAAAAATATACCATGACGGAACTGATGGATGCGTTACGGAACAATTGGGAAGACAAAGAAGAAATGCGCCTTGATTTCTGGAACGCACCAAAATTCGGCAATGATAATCCCTATGTCGACGAGATTGCCACCAAGTATTATGACCTGGTGGCCGATGAATGGAAAAGAAACACCACCTATTCAGGCACTTTTCCATTACCGCTGGCCCAGTCTGTGGCGGGTTATATCGTCAATGGCCCCAAAACGGCCGCTACGGCCAACGGCAGGTATGCCGGCGAAGCCCTGGATGACGGCGGCATCTCTCCTTACATGGGTTGTGATAAAAACGGTCCCACCTCTGTACTCAAATCCGTGTCCAAGATCAACGCATCAAAACATAAGGGTATTCTGTTGAATCAGCGCTTATCAACGGTCCTCATGAACAGTGATGCCGGTTTCGATATCTGGCACGCCTACATGAAAACATGGCATGAACTGGACATTGATCATGTCCAGTTCAATGTAATTTCAACAGAGGATATGAAAGCCGCACAGATAGAACCTGAAAAACATACTGATATGCTGGTTCGGATCGCGGGCTACAGTGCAAAATTCATTGACCTTGCACGATATTCCCAGGATACGATTATGGCACGCACGGAACAGGATATTGCGGCTGGATAA
- a CDS encoding benzylsuccinate synthase gamma subunit family protein, translating to MFPKRSLFTGNMTNTAIRRSEFCNTVIFTPKNLKQGGSKMPKCEKCTFFFPIPEKDMDFEPGKGDCVEQQQDTKGKFWLSKPVSENSEACQRYRPRN from the coding sequence ATGTTTCCAAAAAGATCGCTATTCACTGGGAACATGACAAATACTGCAATCCGCCGAAGCGAGTTTTGCAATACGGTAATTTTTACACCAAAGAATCTTAAGCAAGGAGGATCAAAAATGCCCAAATGTGAAAAATGCACTTTTTTCTTTCCAATTCCTGAGAAGGATATGGATTTCGAACCTGGCAAAGGGGATTGCGTTGAACAGCAGCAGGATACAAAAGGCAAATTCTGGCTGTCCAAGCCGGTATCGGAAAACAGTGAGGCCTGTCAACGTTACAGGCCCAGAAACTGA
- a CDS encoding TetR/AcrR family transcriptional regulator encodes MENKNGKKQAILRAAQEIFAEKGLANATISEIAKKADVVDSIIYHYFTNKQDLLFSSIEELIEKSHEELLFHFKGLWGPVSQLGKMVWFHLYENDFSSGDARKMKNLLFECRSNKDYYSHSGYKALQRYAGVMLDILKKGVKEKYFREDLEINITRDMIFGFLDEESLSCLAYREIDETLPDFESIMSLIMAMIGIDTDGMNPVMNLEVAAAVKNNRNGKAERVSEAAVSIFARKGHRKTTMLEIAEHAGVAEGTIYEYFKNKQELLFSIPRNKFLSYQLQLKGVFASKDPLEKLRSFVWEYFRIFSSDSDFLMIFLCDIKLNKRFYNTEAFGAFLDTSEILYDILDEGKTCGVFRQDLSNRVFRNLFLGAFSHLCIRWFVLERVSPIRMMSELASVTNLLCRAVVPKSEKIIDG; translated from the coding sequence ATGGAAAATAAAAACGGAAAAAAACAGGCCATCCTTCGGGCGGCTCAGGAAATATTTGCAGAAAAGGGGCTTGCAAACGCCACTATTTCTGAGATTGCAAAAAAGGCGGATGTTGTTGATTCAATAATATATCATTACTTTACAAACAAACAGGATCTTTTGTTTTCTTCGATAGAGGAGCTGATTGAAAAGTCTCATGAGGAGCTTTTGTTTCACTTCAAAGGCCTTTGGGGGCCGGTATCTCAACTTGGGAAGATGGTCTGGTTTCATTTGTACGAGAATGATTTTAGCTCCGGTGATGCGCGTAAGATGAAGAATCTTTTGTTTGAATGCCGTTCTAATAAAGACTATTATAGCCATTCTGGATATAAGGCGCTTCAACGATATGCTGGGGTTATGCTGGATATATTGAAAAAAGGAGTCAAGGAAAAATATTTTCGAGAAGATCTTGAGATAAATATTACCAGGGACATGATTTTTGGTTTTTTGGATGAAGAATCGTTGAGTTGCCTGGCATACAGGGAAATTGATGAAACTCTTCCTGATTTTGAATCCATCATGTCACTGATCATGGCTATGATAGGGATTGACACAGATGGAATGAATCCTGTTATGAATCTTGAGGTCGCGGCCGCAGTGAAAAATAACAGAAATGGTAAAGCTGAAAGGGTTTCTGAAGCTGCTGTGTCAATTTTTGCCCGGAAAGGTCATCGAAAAACGACTATGCTCGAGATAGCAGAGCATGCAGGGGTTGCAGAAGGGACAATATACGAATATTTTAAAAACAAGCAGGAGTTGCTGTTTTCCATCCCCAGGAATAAATTTTTGTCTTATCAGTTACAATTGAAAGGGGTTTTTGCGTCAAAGGATCCCCTGGAGAAGCTTAGATCGTTTGTCTGGGAATATTTTCGGATTTTTTCATCAGACAGTGATTTTTTGATGATTTTTTTATGTGACATCAAGCTGAATAAGCGATTCTACAATACTGAAGCATTCGGCGCTTTTTTAGACACCAGTGAGATTTTATATGATATTTTAGATGAGGGGAAAACTTGCGGTGTTTTTCGCCAGGATTTGAGTAACAGAGTGTTCCGAAATCTTTTTTTGGGTGCTTTTTCCCATCTTTGTATCCGCTGGTTTGTGCTTGAACGGGTCTCGCCCATTCGAATGATGTCGGAGCTGGCTTCCGTTACCAATCTCCTTTGCCGGGCCGTAGTTCCGAAATCTGAAAAAATTATCGATGGTTAG
- a CDS encoding Zn-ribbon domain-containing OB-fold protein — MAEKKKVKKEKEPDITFYHPDLLAVPENEPPYLKGYKCKKCGQLDFPKVAPCPNCWGEEFEMVPLSRKGILYSFSDLYIGQPGLETPYICGYIDLPENVRIFAMLKGEVNTFKCDEEVELTTGQIRMNADGLPITSYMFQKA; from the coding sequence ATGGCTGAGAAAAAAAAGGTAAAAAAAGAAAAAGAACCGGATATTACATTTTATCATCCAGATTTATTAGCGGTTCCGGAAAACGAACCTCCCTATCTGAAAGGGTATAAATGTAAAAAATGCGGTCAACTTGATTTCCCCAAAGTAGCCCCATGCCCCAACTGCTGGGGGGAAGAATTTGAAATGGTGCCGTTATCCAGAAAAGGAATTTTGTACAGCTTTTCCGATTTGTATATCGGTCAGCCGGGTTTGGAAACGCCCTATATTTGTGGTTATATTGATCTGCCTGAGAATGTCAGAATTTTCGCCATGCTCAAAGGCGAGGTTAATACATTCAAATGCGATGAAGAAGTTGAGTTGACAACAGGCCAGATCAGAATGAATGCTGATGGCTTGCCGATCACCAGTTACATGTTCCAGAAAGCTTAG